One Aegilops tauschii subsp. strangulata cultivar AL8/78 chromosome 7, Aet v6.0, whole genome shotgun sequence genomic window carries:
- the LOC109763859 gene encoding casparian strip membrane protein 2: MDSGEQGETSKAPLNKGVSRGVSILDLILRVIAVISTLASAIAMGTTNETLPLFTPFIQFKARYSDLPALTFFVVANSIVSAYLILSLPLSIAHIIRSGAKYSRLVLIIFDAAMLALVTAASSAATAIVYLAHKGNVRANWLAICQQLDSFCERTSGSLVGSFGAMVLLILLILLSAMALARR; the protein is encoded by the exons ATGGACTCCGGCGAGCAGGGTGAGACCTCCAAGGCCCCCCTGAACAAGGGGGTAAGTAGAGGAGTGTCCATACTGGACCTCATACTTCGCGTCATTGCCGTCATCAGCACCCTCGCGAGCGCCATTGCCATGGGGACTACCAATGAGACGCTTCCTCTGTTCACGCCATTCATCCAGTTCAAGGCCCGATACAGCGATCTCCCGGCTCTCAC GTTCTTCGTGGTGGCAAATTCTATTGTGAGCGCCTATCTCATCCTTTCGCTCCCACTGTCAATTGCACACATAATTAGGAGCGGGGCTAAAtatagcaggctggtcttgatcATTTTCGACGCG GCAATGCTAGCTCTGGTGACCGCAGCGTCATCTGCAGCAACAGCTATTGTCTACTTAGCACACAAGGGTAATGTCAGGGCAAACTGGCTTGCTATATGCCAGCAGTTGGATTCTTTCTGCGAGCGTACCTCTGGCTCCCTGGTTGGCTCGTTTGGAGCCATGGTTCTGCTGATACTGCTCATCTTACTCTCAGCCATGGCCCTAGCCAGGCGCTAG